The Molothrus ater isolate BHLD 08-10-18 breed brown headed cowbird chromosome 18, BPBGC_Mater_1.1, whole genome shotgun sequence genome window below encodes:
- the TBC1D10A gene encoding TBC1 domain family member 10A, whose protein sequence is MAKSRGGGGPSSPGGRSLAGTRESLADPGGDELSSLGSDSEINGGGPEERRVDKFGFIVGSRGAEGTLEEVPLEVLRQRESKWLDMLNNWDKWMAKKHKKIRLRCQKGIPPSLRGRAWQYLSGSKVKLEQNMGKFDELDLLTGDPKWLDVIERDLHRQFPFHEMFVSRGGHGQQDLFRVLKAYTLYRPEEGYCQAQAPIAAVLLMHMPAEQAFWCLVQICEKYLPGYYSEKLEAIQLDGQILFSLLHKVSPVAYKHLSKQKIDPILYMTEWFMCAFSRTLPWSSVLRVWDMFFCEGVKIIFRVGLVLLKHTLGSSDKLKSCQGQYETMERLRALSPKIMQEAFLVQEVIELPVTERQIEREHLIQLKKWRETHGELQCKSPPRLHGAKAISEAEPAPRKALEPVPSIIVSPGPAPVPKARKSKEKSREKGPASSANGPGAEGNGAPGTTRELLHPQVSPHHQSKESLSSRESEDTYL, encoded by the exons ATGGCCAAGAgccgcgggggcggcgggcccAGCTCGCCCGGCGGGCGTAGCCTGGCGGGCACCCGCGAGAGCCTCGCCGACCCTGGCGGCGATGAGCTTAGTTCGCTCGGCTCCGACTCCGAGATCAACGGAGGCGGCCCCGAGGAGCGGCGCGTCGATAAGTTCGGCTTCATCGTGGGCAGCCGCGGCGCCGAGGGGAC GCTGGAGGAGGTGCCCTTGGAGGTGCTCCGGCAGCGGGAGTCCAAGTGGCTGGATATGCTCAACAACTGGGACAAGTGGATGGCCAAGAAACACAAGAAG ATCCGGCTGCGGTGCCAGAAGGGGATCCCGCCCTCGCTGCGGGGCCGTGCCTGGCAGTACCTGTCTGGGAGCAAGGTCAAGCTGGAGCAGAACATGGGCAAGTTTGAT GAACTGGACCTCCTCACAGGAGATCCAAAGTGGCTGGATGTGATCGAGCGGGATCTCCATCGGCAGTTCCCCTTCCATGAGATGTTCGTCTCACGTGGAGGCCATGG gcagcaggacctgTTCCGGGTGCTGAAGGCGTACACGCTGTACCGCCCTGAGGAGGGGTACTGCCAGGCCCAGGCGCCCATCGCCGCCGTCCTGCTCATGCACATGCCAGCTGAG CAAGCGTTCTGGTGCCTGGTGCAGATCTGTGAGAAGTACCTCCCTGGCTACTACAGCGAGAAACTG gaagcCATCCAGCTGGACGGACAGATCCTCTTCTCACTGCTGCACAAGGTATCACCTGTGGCCTACAAGCACCTGAGCAAGCAGAAGATCGACCCCATCCTGTACATGACGGAGTGGTTCATGTGCGCCTTCTCCCGCACGCTGCCCTGGAGCTCCGTCCTGCGCGTCTGGGACATGTTCTTCTGTGAAG GAGTGAAGATCATCTTCCGGGTGGGCCTGGTGCTGCTCAAACACACCCTGGGCTCCTCGGACAAGCTCAAATCCTGCCAGGGCCAGTATGAGACCATGGAGAGGCTGAGGGCCCTCAGCCCCAAAATCATGCAGGAAGCCTTCCTGGTGCAGGAG GTCATCGAGCTGCCGGTGACAGAGCGTCAGATCGAGCGGGAGCACCTGATCCAGCTGAAGAAGTGGCGGGAGACGCACGGAGAGCTGCAATGCAAGTCCCCCCCGCGCCTGCACGGCGCCAAGGCCATCAGCGAGGCGGAGCCCGCGCCGCGCAAGGCGCTGGAGCCCGTCCCCTCCATCATCGTTTCCCCCGGGCCCGCCCCCGTGCCCAAGGCCCGCAAGAGCAAGGAGAAGAGCCGGGAAAAGGGCCCGGCCAGTTCTGCCAACGGCCCCGGGGCCGAGGGCAACGGGGCGCCCGGCACGACCCGGGAGCTGCTGCACCCCCAGGTCTCCCCCCACCACCAGTCCAAGGAGAGCCTGAGCTCCCGGGAGAGCGAGGACACGTACTTGTAG